From the Streptomyces sp. NBC_00390 genome, the window GTCGGCCGGGCGTCGCAGCGGTCGCCGAGGCCCACCATCTCCAGCAGCTCCCTGGCACGCTCCTCGGCCTCGTCACGGGACAGGCCGAGGACCCGTACCGGGGCCTCGGTGATGTTGCGCAGCACGCTCATGTTGGGGAACAGGTTGAACTGCTGGAAGACCATTCCGATCTTCTTGCGCGCCTCGCGCCGCTCCTTCTCGGGCGCCGGGTGGAGCCGGTGCCCGTTGACCTGGATCGTGCCCTCGTCGGGGGACGTCAGGGTCATCAGCAGCCGCAGGATGGTGGTCTTGCCGGATCCGGACGGGCCGATCAGCGTGACGTGCTTGCCGGGCCGGACCGAGAAGCACAGGTCGTCCAGGACGGTGGTGTCGCCGAACCGCTTGGTGACGTTCTCGAAGCGGATCAGCGGGGTCTTCGTGTCAGCGGACAAGGCGGCGCTCCAGGGTTCGTACGAGCAGGGAAGCCGGACAGGCGATGAGGACGAAGGCGATGCCGACCACCGTCAGCGGCTCGGTGTACTGGAAGGTCGAGGCGCTCTCCAGCCGGGACAGCTGCAGCATCTCCA encodes:
- the ehuA gene encoding ectoine/hydroxyectoine ABC transporter ATP-binding protein EhuA, yielding MSADTKTPLIRFENVTKRFGDTTVLDDLCFSVRPGKHVTLIGPSGSGKTTILRLLMTLTSPDEGTIQVNGHRLHPAPEKERREARKKIGMVFQQFNLFPNMSVLRNITEAPVRVLGLSRDEAEERARELLEMVGLGDRCDARPTQLSGGQQQRVAIARALAMRPQVLLLDEVTSALDPELVAGVLDVLRDIARSTDITMLCVTHEMNFARDISDEVLMFDSGKVIESGPPEKIFSEPEQTRTREFLGAVL